The genomic segment ATGCCCGCGACAGCCGGGTCGACGTTGCGCGGCAGGCCCAAGTCGATGATGAGGCGGCGTTCGAACGCGCCGGGGAGGTCGATCGCGGCACTCAGATCGGCCGCCGAGAGCACCACCGTCTCGGCGGTGCTGCAGGTGATGACGACGTCGGCCGACGCGATGGCGTCGCGGTAGCCCGCCGCCGGCACGGCCTCAAGACCCTGCTTCGTTGCGAACGCGACGGCACGACCGGAGGGCGAGAAGACGCGGATGTCGGTGACACCGCGCTCACGGAGGTTGGCGAGCGTGACCCGGGCGTACTGCCCGGTGCCCACGAGCAGCACGCGCGTGCGCGCCCAGTCGGTGACGCGGCTCTCGGCGAGATCGAGCGCGAGGCGGGCCAGCGAGCGACCGGCGCCACCGAGGCCGGTCTTCGTCTTGACTCCGCGCGAGGTGTGCGAGGCCCGCTGGAACAGTCGCTCGAGATCTGACGACGCGGTGCCCTCCACCCGAGCGGTGGTGAGCGCTCGCTTGACCTGACCGGCGATCTCGTCTTCGCCGACCACGACCGACTCGAGCCCCGACGACACAGCGAACAGGTGGTCGGCCACGCCGTCTCCGCAGAGCACGGTGAGGGAGTCGCGCAGTTCTCCGACGTCGGTTCCGGATGCCGCGCTGAACGATTCGGCGGCCTGCTCGACGGCGAGCGACACCCCGGCCGTGAGCGGCTCATCGATGTCAAGGTAGGCCTCGAAGCGATTGCAGGTGGCCAGCACGACGGCGCCTTGCACGAAATCGCTCTCGGAGACCAGGCTCTTAGCCACGTCTGACGTGCCCACCGACAGCTTCTCGAGAAGGTCGAAGCTCGCGTTGCGGTGATTCGCAGTCAGGCAGATGAGCACTGATTCAGTGTACGCCTGCCCGAGGAGGGGTGCCTGCGACCCGAGTGGGCCCCCGCTCAGGCGTCCGCCGTAGGATGTGGCGGTGACTCTGCCCGTGACCCATCCGCTGTCCGACGGCCGCACATCCGGCGCCCCCCTGGTCACCACCTATCGGGGTGTGCGCGGAGCTGTGACCCCCGTCTGGTTCATGCGCCAAGCCGGCCGCTCGCTGCCCGAATACCGCGAACTGCGCGTCGGAACCCGGATGCTCGACGCCTGCCTCGACCCGGAGCTCGCCAGCGAGATCACCCTCCAGCCCGTTCGGCGGCACGGTGTCGACGCGGCCATCTTCTTCAGCGACATCGTGATCCCGCTGCGTCTTGCGGGCGTCGACGTCGACATCGAGCCGGGCCGCGGTCCGGTGCTCGCGTCCCCCATCCGCAGCGCAGCGGATGTCGCCGCACTGCCCTCTCCGTCGGGCGCCGACTTCTCGGCCGTCTCGGCAGGAGTCGCGCGAACCGTCGAGCAACTCGGAACGACCCCGCTGATCGGATTCGCGGGCGCTCCCTTCACCCTCGCGGCCTACCTCGTCGAGGGCGGCCCCTCGAAAGACCACCTGCGCGCCCGCACGATGATGCACGCCGATCCGGATGCCTGGGCGGCGCTGCTCGGCTGGGCCGCGGAGGTCACGGGCGGGTTCCTCCGCGCGCAGATCCTCGCCGGCGCCAGTGCAGGTCAGCTCTTCGACTCCTGGGTCGGCTCGCTCTCCGTCGCCGATTACGTCGAACGGGTCGCACCGCACTCGGCCGCCGCCCTCGCGCAGATCGCCGACCTCGACGTGCCGACCGTGCACTTCGGCGTGGGCAGCGGCGAGGTGCTGAAGCCGATGCACGAGATCGGGGTCGACGTCGTGGGCGTCGACTGGCGCATCCCGCTCGACGTCGCCTCGTCGCGCCTCGGTGGGCAGGTCACCCTGCAGGGCAACATCGACCCGGCGCTGCTCGCGGCGCCCTGGCCGGTGCTCGAGTCGCACGTGCTCGATGTGCTCGCGCGGGGGCGGAGCGCTCCTGCGCACGTCGTGAACCTGGGGCACGGGGTTCCGCCCGAGACCGATCCCGCGGTGTTGACGCGGATCGTCGAGCTGGTGCACGCACAAGGGGAGGACAGAGTCGATGGCTGAGTCCACGGATCGGCCATCCGCGGAGCCCTTGTTCGGCATCCTGTCATCCGATGCGGCGTCGGGCACCACCGACGTGGTGGTGATCGGCGGCGGAGTGGCCGGCCTCGTTGCCGCGCGGCAGCTGGCCCACCTCGGCAACACCGTCACAGTGGTCGAATCGCGGGAGGCGGTGGGTGGCTTCGTCGCGACCCGCGAGATCGCGGGCGTGCGGCTCGACTCGGGCGCCGAGAGCTTCGCCACGCGCAAGGGAACCGTCGCGTCCCTGGTGACCGAGCTCGGCCTCGGCGACGACATCGTGGTGCCGGCCGAGGCCGGCGCGTGGGTGGCTTGGGACGGCGGGATCGCACCGCTTCCTGCCTCGGGGGTGCTCGGCATTCCCGGGGTTCCGCTCGCCGACGACGTGCGTCGCATCATCGGCTGGGGCGGATCGCTCCGCGCCTACCTCGACCGCCTGATGCCGCTGCTCCGGGTGCGCGCCGAAACCGACCTCGGCGACATCGTGCGCCGCCGGATGGGTCGGCGCGTGCTCGATCGGCTCGTCACGCCGGTGGTCGCCGGGGTGCACTCGGCTGACCCCTCGGTGGTCGACGTGCACACCGTCGCGCCCGGGCTCACCCAGGCGATGACCACCCAGGGGTCGCTCTCCGGCGCCGTCATGGCCCTGCGCGAGCAGGCGCCGGCCGGCTCGCAGGTGCAGGGGATCGCGGGGGGCGTGTACAGACTGATCGAGGCCCTCGAAGCCGACTGCCGCTACTACGGGGTGCAGTTCCGTACGGCGACCCGGGTGAGCGGGTTGTCGCGAGCGGGCGGCGGGGAGTGGACCGTCGGGCTGGCGCCGGCAGACGGAGCTTCGTTGGCCGACCTCGCCGACGCTGACGCTGACGCCTCAGATGACGCCGGCGCCAACGCCAACGCCAACGCCGACGCTTATGCCGGCGGCGACGCGCACGCCGACGACCTCGGTGCCGCTTCCCCGCTCGTCGCGCGGGCCGTCGTGGTGGCCACCGGGTTCCGAACGGGGCTCGCGCTGCTGGCCGAAGCGGGAGTCGGTCGTGGGGGCGAAGATGCTCCACCATCTCTATCGCCATCGCCCGCGCGCGCCGGGATGCCGGCTCCCGAGCCCTCGACGCCTCTGCCGCCGCAGAGCGACTGGCCGGAACCCGCCTCCGTCACCATCGCCACCCTCGTGGTCGACGACGCGCGGCTGGACGCGCATCCGCGGGGCACCGGCGTTCTCGTCGCGCCCGGCACCCCTCGCGTCACGGCGAAAGCACTCACCCACTCGAGCGCCAAGTGGCGGTGGCTCGCCGACTCCCTTCCGGCGCATCGGCACGTGCTGCGGCTGTCATACGGGCGACGGGGTGCGGATGCGCGGCCCTCATCCGAGCCCGCCGTCGACCTCGCCACGGTGCTCGCCGACGCGTCTGCTCTGCTCGGCGTTCCGCTCTCCGAGGCCGACGTCGCGGGCTTCGACACGATGGTCTGGGCCGAGTCGCTCGCGTTCGCGACCGTGGGGCACAAGGCACGCGTGCGTCAGACGCTCGCCGCCGTGCAGCGCGTCGCCGGCCTCGACGTGGTCGGCGCGTGGGTGTCGGGCACGGGGCTCGCGGCCACGGTCGAACACGCGCAGACGACGGCATCCGGTCTCGCTGCCGAACTGCGAGGCGACCGCCGACTCGACGCGGACTGAGCCCACACCGCGGCACCACACGGTCGCCGAGCTTCTCGAGCGACTCGGCCGCCATGCGTGCTCGGGAGGAGGGGACTACGCTGGGAGCAACCCTGTACTCGCGATCGATCGGAGTTCACATGCGCGGAAAGATCATCTTCGTCGTCGGGCTCGCAACTGGGTATGTACTCGGAACGCGCGCCGGACGAGAGCGGTACGAGCAGATCAAGGCGGGTGCCCAGAAGGTGTGGAACACTCCGACGGTTCAGTCGGGTGTGCAGAAGGCGCAGGACTTCGCAGGTGCTCGGGTCGACACCGTCAAAGCCGACCTCTCGCACAAGGCGCGTAACGCGCTCGGTGCCTTGATCGGCCGCGAGCCGCTGAGCGGACCGCAGCGCAGCGCTGCCGCGAGCAACACCGGTTCGACGCGGCCGAAGACCACCGCGACGAAGCCCGCTGCTCGAAAGCCGGCGAGCACGTCGTCGACGAAATCGCCCACCTCGTCCACCACCAAGGCTTCGGCGCAGAGCTCGGCCGCCGCCGACGCCGAATCCGACGAGTAAGAACCGGAGGGGGTTCTCTGTGACTGAAGACCGCGATCGACGGGCCCGTCGCTCCCTCGTCTCCCTGCTCGGCGAGCTGCCGACGCTCATCATCGCCCTGCTGAAAGACGAGATCGAGAATCTCAAGCGAGAGCTCTCGGCGAGACTGGCCAAGCTCGGCATCGGCGTCGGCCTTTTCGTGGGGGCGGCCCTCTTCGCGTTCTTCGCCCTCGCCACTCTCATCGCGGCCGCGGTGCTCGGGCTCGCGACGGTTCTTCCGGCCTGGGCGGCCGCCCTGATCGTTGCCGGCGCCCTGCTGCTGCTGGCCGTCATCCTCGTGCTGATCGGGGTCTCCTCGGTGAAGAAGGGGATGCCGATCGTTCCCGAAGACGCCATCACGAGCATCAAGAAAGACATCAACACGGTGAAGGGATTGGGCCAGTCATGAGCGACAAAGACGCGACGCCCGAGCTCCCGCAGCGTTCGAAGGAGCAGCTGCACGCCGACATCGAGAAGAACCGAGCCCGCCTGAAGGCGACTCTCGACGCCATCGAGTTCAAACTCAACGTGCCCAAGCAGGCGCGCCACGCGGTGCACCGGGTGAAGACCCGCATCGCGGTGTTCCGCGACCGGAACCCGATCGGATTCGGGGTCGGAGTCGCCAGCGCCATCGCGGCCGTGGGGCTCGTGGCCGTGCTCGGTTTCCGTTCCGCGAGCAAGAAGTAGATCATCGTCACCATCACCACCGCACGGGGTGCACAGCACACCGCATCGAGCACGAAGAAGGACCATGACTGACCCGACAGTCGACCAGGACGCCGAGGCGTATCTCGCCCGCGACGTCGAAGACTCCGAGACGGTTCCCGTCATCGGTTACACCCTCTGGGCGGTGTTCCGCCGCAACCCCGAAGAGCCCTTGGGCATCGACGGCACCGACGTGCCGGATGCGATCGGCCAGCTCGACGACACCATCGTGTCGATCGAGGAGGAGGACGTCTTCGTGCGCGGCCTCTATGACGTCTCGGGGCTCCGTGCCGACGCCGATGTGATGGTGTGGCTGCACGGGAGCGCGCCCGAGACCCTCCAATGGGCGCTCCGCCAGCTGCGCCGCACCCGCATCTTCGCTCCCTTGCTCCCCACCTGGAACGCAATGGGGGTGCATCGCGACGCCGAGTTCTCGGCCAACCATCTCCCCGCCTTCATGCGGGGCAAGGAGCCGGCCGGCTGGCTCACGGTTTACCCGTTCGTGCGCTCCTACGAGTGGTATCTGCTGCCCGAGGCGGAGCGCCGCCAGATGCTGGCCGACCACGGCCGTTCGGGCGCCGAGTACCGCTCCGTGCTCACCAACACTGTCGCCTCGTTCGCTCTCGGTGACTACGAGTGGATTCTCGCCCTCGAAGACGACGAGCTCACCAACCTGGTCGACCTGATGCGCCACCTGCGTGCGACGGATGCCCGCTTGCACGTTCGTGAGGAGGTTCCCTTCTACACCGGGCGACGGATAGCGACCGCCGAGATCGTCGAGGTGCTGCAGTGACGATCGAGGCACGCGTTCCGGCCGCCAGCCCGGCTGCGGCAGACGGCCCGGAGCACGTCACGGTGCCCGTCGCCTACGACGGCATCCTGCTCGCCTCCTTCGGCGGCCCGGAGGGGCAAGACGACGTCATCCCCTTCTTGCGGAACGTGACGCGCGGTCGTGGCATCCCCGACGAACGTCTCGAGGAGGTCGCGCACCACTACCGAGCGTTCGGCGGGGTCAGCCCGATCAATGCCCAGAACCGGATGCTCAAGGCCGCACTCGAGGCGGAGCTCGCCTCGCGGGGAATCGAGCTGCCCGTGCTGTGGGGCAACCGCAACTGGGATCCGTACCTGCGCGACACCCTGCGCGACGCTCACGAGCAGGGCCATCGCACCCTGATCGCGATCGCCACCAGCGCGTACAGCTCCTACTCGAGCTGCCGCCAATACCGCGAGGACTTCGCCGCCGCTCTCGACGAGACCGGCCTGGCCGGATCGCTCACGATCGACAAGGTGCGTCAGTTCTTCGATCACCCGGGATTCGTGCAGCCCTTCATCGACGGCGTGTTCTCGGCACTCGACGAGCTGCGCGCGCAGCTGCCCGGTCTCGACGTCGAGCGCGACGTCGAGGTGCTCTTCACCACGCACTCGATCCCGAGTGCCGATGCGGAACGCTCCGGCCCGGCTTCTCGCGGCTTCGGCCCGAAGGGCGCCTACGCGGCGCAGCATAAGGCGGTCGCCGAGGTCGTGATGGCCGCGGCCACCGCCGGAGCCGACATTCCCTGGCAGCTCGTCTACCAGTCGCGCTCCGGCCCTCCGTCGCAGCCCTGGCTCGAGCCCGACATCAACGACGCCATCGCCGAACTCCCCGCCCGCGGCGTGAAGGCCGTCGTGATCGTGCCGCTCGGTTTCGTGAGCGACCACATGGAGGTGCTCTGGGATCTCGACAACGAGGCGCTCGCATCCTGTGCCGAGCACGGCTTGATCGGCGTTCGGGTGCCGACGCCCGGTGTCGACCCGGCCTACGTCTCCGGTCTCGTCGACCTCGTGCTCGAGCGTGTCGAGGGCACGCCGGTCGTCGACCGACCCGCCCTCACCGAGCTCGGCCCGTGGTATGACGTCTGCCGCCCGGGCTGCTGCGAGAACGTGCGACTCGGCTTCAAGCCTGCGGTGGCGGGGATCGCCCCGTGAGTGCCCCACTCCGCATCGCGACCCGCGGAAGCGCCCTCGCGCGTGCCCAGACCGGCATCGTGGCTGCGACCCTCGCCGAAGCCACCGGATCTGAGGTCGAGATCGTGATCATCACGTCTGAGGGTGACCGCTCGCGCGAATCGCTGGCGACCCTCGGCGGAACGGGCGTGTTCGCGAGCGCTCTGCGCGAGGCTCTGGTCGCTGGCGAATGCGACATGATCGTGCACTCTCTGAAAGACCTGCCGACGGCTCCGTATGAGGGGCTGGTGATCGGCGCCATCCCCGAGCGTGAAGATCCGCGCGACGCGCTCTGCGCCCGCGGCGGGCTCACGCTCGACGAATTGCCGGAAGGCGCCCGAGTGGGCACCGGTTCGCCGCGACGCATCGCGCAACTGCTCAGCCTGCGCCCCGACCTCGAGATCGTCGACATCCGGGGCAACGTCGACACCCGACTGGGCCGGCTCGTGGAGGGCGACCTCGATGCGGTGGTGCTCGCGTCAGCGGGGCTCGGAAGGCTGGGTAGGCTAGACGCAGCATCTGAACTCTTCGCACTCGAGCTCTGGCCCACCGCGCCTGGCCAGGGTGCGCTCGCGATCGAAACCCGAGAGGGAGACAGCATTCCCGAGTTGCTGAGCATCGAACACACTCCGACGCGCACGGCTGTTCTCGCCGAGCGCTCGGTGCTGGCCGCACTTGAGGCCGGCTGCGCAGCCCCGGTCGGTGCGACGGCCTCGGTCGTCGACGACGAATTGCGCCTCTCGGCGACGGTGTACCAGGCCGACGGCGCTGCTGAGCTCGGCTGCGAACGATCGGCCGCCCTGCTCGGCGACGACCACCTCGTGGCGGAGCTGCTCGGGCAAGCCGTTGCGGCGCAACTGCTCGAAGACGGCGCGGCCGAGCTCGCGCCCGTCGGCGGATCTGCGCCCGCAGCTCCAGGCACCGACGGCTCCGGCGACCAGTACTGGCCGGGCGGCACCGAATGACCGCCTGGTCGCAGCGCCCGCTCGGCGGATGGCGCATCCTGGTTCCCCGTGGCGGACCGTGGGGTCACGGTGTCGCTGCCGACCTGCGAGCGGTCGGCGCGAAACCGATAGTCGCCCCGATGATCAACTTCGCCCCCACCGAAGACGCCGAGACGCTCGACCGAGCACTCAAGGCGCTGGCCGCCGGGTCGTTCGACTGGCTCACCATGACGAGTGCCACCACCGTCGACGTGCTGACGGCGCATCAGGCCACCGTGCCGTCGTCAACCCACATCGCCGCGGTCGGGGAGACCACGGCCGCCGCGCTGATGGCGGCCGGCTACAAGGTCGACCTCGTTCCGCCGGAGGACAACTCGGCGAAAGGTCTCCTGCGCGAGCTCAAGCGTTTCGAGCAATTCGGCCCGGAGCTGCGTGTGCTCACGCTGCGCAGCGACATCGCGAAGCCTGTACTCACCGAGGGTCTGATCAAGCGGGGTCACACGGTCGAATCGGTCGTGGCCTACCGCACCATCGGTGTCGAGGTCGATCCGCAGATTCGGGCCGACATCGCGGCCGGAGCCATCGACGCCGTGTTCGTGACGTCGGGATCGGTGGCCGAACAGGTTCAGCTGCAGCTCGGCCCGATCCCGGAATCGACTCTCGTGGCGGCGATCGGCCCCCGCACGGCGGAAGACGCCCGTGCCTACGGCCTGAGGGTCGACGTCATCGCGAAGGGCCGCTCGGCCGAGTCGCTGATCAACTCCGTGATCGAAGTCGCCAACGCTCGCCGCGCCGCGGAGGCGGCCGACTAGCGTCCGCATCCGCTCTGCCCGCGCGAGCAGCGCGGGGGAGGTGGGGTGGCTCTTCACCGGGGCCACACCGGCCGGAACTGCACGCTGATGCGCGGACCGACGGCTTGCTTCGTCTTCAGGATGGCGTGCTCGTGAGTGCGCTGGCAGCTGCCGCCCATCACCACGAGATCACCGTGCCCGACCGGGAAACGGAGCGTCGCACCGCCCCCTTTCGGCCGGAGCGAGAGGGTTCGGGCTGCGCCGACCGAGACGATCGCCACCATGGTGTCGCGATCGATCGTGCGACCCACTCGGTCGCCGTGCCAGGCCACGCTGTCTTCTCCGGTGCGGTAGAAGCACAGACCGGCGGTGGCGAAGACCTGACCGGGTGGGCGCCCGTAGTAGTCGTTGAGGGCGCGCTGAGCCCGGTTGAGCACGGGATCGGGGTAGAGCGAGCCCTCACCGAAGTGAGAGACCAGACGCGGCACAGCGACCACCTTGTCGTACATCTCTCGTTGGTCGGCATGCCAGGGCACGTCGACGGCGAGTCGCTCGAACAGGGCGTCGGAGTTGCGGATCCAGCCCGGCCGCAGGTCGACCCATGCGCCGTCGGCGAGGTGCGTGCGCTCGACCGTGCCGAAGAGTTCGTCGAGTTCAGGATCGGCATCGATGTCGTCGAAGAGTGAGGTCTGGAAGTCGAGGTTCATGTCGGCAAGGCTACCGACATTCGAACGTATGTTCTAGTTAATGTTTCATCCGGCCGACGCCCATCCACGGCGATCTAAGCTGGAACCCATGAACTCAGGCTCCTTCCCCGAGGTGCGACCGCGCCGGCTGCGAGCGACTCCGGCGATGCGCCGACTGGTCGCCGAAACCCGGATCGACCCGGCGCAGCTCGTGCTCCCGCTCTTCGTGCGCGACGACATCGTGGAGCCCGTGCCGCTTCAGGCGATGCCCGGTGTGGTGCAGCACACCTTCGACAGCCTGGGCGCCGCCGTGACCGAGGCCGCCGAGGCCGGGCTCGGGGGCGTCATGCTTTTCGGTGTGCCGGCCGACTCGGCCAAAGACGCCCGCGGCAGCGGAGCGACCGATCCCGACGGCGTGCTCAACGCCGCGACACGGGTCGCCGTGGCCGAAGCCGGTGACGCGCTGGTGGTGCAGACCGACCTGTGCCTCGACGAGTTCACCGACCATGGTCATTGCGGTGTGCTCGCGCCCGACGGTTCGGTCGACAACGACGCGTCGCTCGAGCGCTACCGCGACATGGCTCTCGAGCAGGCCAGGGCCGGCTCGCAGATGCTCGGTCTCTCCGGCATGATGGACGGCCAGGTCGCCGCCGTGCGCGGCGCGCTCGACGCCGAGGGCTTCGATCAGGTGGCCGTGCTCGCTTACGCCGCGAAGTACGCCTCGGCCTTCTATGGTCCGTTCCGCGAGGCCGTCGGATCGACGCTGCGCGGCGACCGCAAGACCTACCAGCTCGATCCGGCGAACCGTCGCGAGGGTGTGCGCGAAGCACTCCTCGACGTGGCGGAGGGCGCTGACGTCGTGATGGTGAAGCCCGCGATGAGCTACCTCGACCTGGTCGCCGACGTGTCGGCATCCGTTCCGGTTCCGGTCTGGGCCTACCAGGTGTCGGGCGAGTACGCGATGATCGAGGCGGCAGCGGCGAACGGCTGGATCGAGCGGGAGCGCGCCATCCTCGAGACGCTCACGAGCATCCGTCGGGCCGGAGCCGAAGCGGTGCTGACCTACTGGGCGGTCGAGGTCGCCCGCTCACTGAAAGGACTGTGATGAGCGCCGAGAGCGGCATCGGGGCGGCGCTGTCGCCCGAGCGCGACGAGACCGAGGCGACCACCGCGGTCGCGAGCCACGCCGGCAACGCCGAGCAGTTCGCGCGAGCCCAGCGCTCCATCCCCGGTGGCGTCAACTCGCCGGTGCGCGCTTTCCGCTCGGTCGGCGGCACACCGCGTTTTCTCGTCTCGGCCCGCGGACCCTACGTCACCGACTCCGAGGGCACCGAGTACGTCGACCTCGTGAGCTCGTGGGGTCCGGCGATTCTGGGGCACGCGCATCCGGAGGTCGTCGCTGCGGTTCAGGATGCCGCCTCCCGCGGTCTCTCCTTCGGCGCCACCACCCCGGCCGAGACCGACCTCGCCGAGCTCGTGCACGCCCGCGTCGTAGCCGGCGGCGTGCATCCGATCGAGAAGGTGCGC from the Herbiconiux aconitum genome contains:
- the hemC gene encoding hydroxymethylbilane synthase, coding for MSAPLRIATRGSALARAQTGIVAATLAEATGSEVEIVIITSEGDRSRESLATLGGTGVFASALREALVAGECDMIVHSLKDLPTAPYEGLVIGAIPEREDPRDALCARGGLTLDELPEGARVGTGSPRRIAQLLSLRPDLEIVDIRGNVDTRLGRLVEGDLDAVVLASAGLGRLGRLDAASELFALELWPTAPGQGALAIETREGDSIPELLSIEHTPTRTAVLAERSVLAALEAGCAAPVGATASVVDDELRLSATVYQADGAAELGCERSAALLGDDHLVAELLGQAVAAQLLEDGAAELAPVGGSAPAAPGTDGSGDQYWPGGTE
- the hemB gene encoding porphobilinogen synthase encodes the protein MNSGSFPEVRPRRLRATPAMRRLVAETRIDPAQLVLPLFVRDDIVEPVPLQAMPGVVQHTFDSLGAAVTEAAEAGLGGVMLFGVPADSAKDARGSGATDPDGVLNAATRVAVAEAGDALVVQTDLCLDEFTDHGHCGVLAPDGSVDNDASLERYRDMALEQARAGSQMLGLSGMMDGQVAAVRGALDAEGFDQVAVLAYAAKYASAFYGPFREAVGSTLRGDRKTYQLDPANRREGVREALLDVAEGADVVMVKPAMSYLDLVADVSASVPVPVWAYQVSGEYAMIEAAAANGWIERERAILETLTSIRRAGAEAVLTYWAVEVARSLKGL
- a CDS encoding alpha-ketoglutarate-dependent dioxygenase AlkB; the protein is MNLDFQTSLFDDIDADPELDELFGTVERTHLADGAWVDLRPGWIRNSDALFERLAVDVPWHADQREMYDKVVAVPRLVSHFGEGSLYPDPVLNRAQRALNDYYGRPPGQVFATAGLCFYRTGEDSVAWHGDRVGRTIDRDTMVAIVSVGAARTLSLRPKGGGATLRFPVGHGDLVVMGGSCQRTHEHAILKTKQAVGPRISVQFRPVWPR
- the hemE gene encoding uroporphyrinogen decarboxylase, producing the protein MTLPVTHPLSDGRTSGAPLVTTYRGVRGAVTPVWFMRQAGRSLPEYRELRVGTRMLDACLDPELASEITLQPVRRHGVDAAIFFSDIVIPLRLAGVDVDIEPGRGPVLASPIRSAADVAALPSPSGADFSAVSAGVARTVEQLGTTPLIGFAGAPFTLAAYLVEGGPSKDHLRARTMMHADPDAWAALLGWAAEVTGGFLRAQILAGASAGQLFDSWVGSLSVADYVERVAPHSAAALAQIADLDVPTVHFGVGSGEVLKPMHEIGVDVVGVDWRIPLDVASSRLGGQVTLQGNIDPALLAAPWPVLESHVLDVLARGRSAPAHVVNLGHGVPPETDPAVLTRIVELVHAQGEDRVDG
- a CDS encoding YtxH domain-containing protein encodes the protein MRGKIIFVVGLATGYVLGTRAGRERYEQIKAGAQKVWNTPTVQSGVQKAQDFAGARVDTVKADLSHKARNALGALIGREPLSGPQRSAAASNTGSTRPKTTATKPAARKPASTSSTKSPTSSTTKASAQSSAAADAESDE
- a CDS encoding phage holin family protein; translation: MTEDRDRRARRSLVSLLGELPTLIIALLKDEIENLKRELSARLAKLGIGVGLFVGAALFAFFALATLIAAAVLGLATVLPAWAAALIVAGALLLLAVILVLIGVSSVKKGMPIVPEDAITSIKKDINTVKGLGQS
- a CDS encoding ferrochelatase, with amino-acid sequence MTIEARVPAASPAAADGPEHVTVPVAYDGILLASFGGPEGQDDVIPFLRNVTRGRGIPDERLEEVAHHYRAFGGVSPINAQNRMLKAALEAELASRGIELPVLWGNRNWDPYLRDTLRDAHEQGHRTLIAIATSAYSSYSSCRQYREDFAAALDETGLAGSLTIDKVRQFFDHPGFVQPFIDGVFSALDELRAQLPGLDVERDVEVLFTTHSIPSADAERSGPASRGFGPKGAYAAQHKAVAEVVMAAATAGADIPWQLVYQSRSGPPSQPWLEPDINDAIAELPARGVKAVVIVPLGFVSDHMEVLWDLDNEALASCAEHGLIGVRVPTPGVDPAYVSGLVDLVLERVEGTPVVDRPALTELGPWYDVCRPGCCENVRLGFKPAVAGIAP
- a CDS encoding DUF3618 domain-containing protein, which translates into the protein MSDKDATPELPQRSKEQLHADIEKNRARLKATLDAIEFKLNVPKQARHAVHRVKTRIAVFRDRNPIGFGVGVASAIAAVGLVAVLGFRSASKK
- a CDS encoding protoporphyrinogen/coproporphyrinogen oxidase, whose product is MAESTDRPSAEPLFGILSSDAASGTTDVVVIGGGVAGLVAARQLAHLGNTVTVVESREAVGGFVATREIAGVRLDSGAESFATRKGTVASLVTELGLGDDIVVPAEAGAWVAWDGGIAPLPASGVLGIPGVPLADDVRRIIGWGGSLRAYLDRLMPLLRVRAETDLGDIVRRRMGRRVLDRLVTPVVAGVHSADPSVVDVHTVAPGLTQAMTTQGSLSGAVMALREQAPAGSQVQGIAGGVYRLIEALEADCRYYGVQFRTATRVSGLSRAGGGEWTVGLAPADGASLADLADADADASDDAGANANANADAYAGGDAHADDLGAASPLVARAVVVATGFRTGLALLAEAGVGRGGEDAPPSLSPSPARAGMPAPEPSTPLPPQSDWPEPASVTIATLVVDDARLDAHPRGTGVLVAPGTPRVTAKALTHSSAKWRWLADSLPAHRHVLRLSYGRRGADARPSSEPAVDLATVLADASALLGVPLSEADVAGFDTMVWAESLAFATVGHKARVRQTLAAVQRVAGLDVVGAWVSGTGLAATVEHAQTTASGLAAELRGDRRLDAD
- the hemQ gene encoding hydrogen peroxide-dependent heme synthase; this encodes MTDPTVDQDAEAYLARDVEDSETVPVIGYTLWAVFRRNPEEPLGIDGTDVPDAIGQLDDTIVSIEEEDVFVRGLYDVSGLRADADVMVWLHGSAPETLQWALRQLRRTRIFAPLLPTWNAMGVHRDAEFSANHLPAFMRGKEPAGWLTVYPFVRSYEWYLLPEAERRQMLADHGRSGAEYRSVLTNTVASFALGDYEWILALEDDELTNLVDLMRHLRATDARLHVREEVPFYTGRRIATAEIVEVLQ
- a CDS encoding uroporphyrinogen-III synthase, translating into MTAWSQRPLGGWRILVPRGGPWGHGVAADLRAVGAKPIVAPMINFAPTEDAETLDRALKALAAGSFDWLTMTSATTVDVLTAHQATVPSSTHIAAVGETTAAALMAAGYKVDLVPPEDNSAKGLLRELKRFEQFGPELRVLTLRSDIAKPVLTEGLIKRGHTVESVVAYRTIGVEVDPQIRADIAAGAIDAVFVTSGSVAEQVQLQLGPIPESTLVAAIGPRTAEDARAYGLRVDVIAKGRSAESLINSVIEVANARRAAEAAD
- a CDS encoding glutamyl-tRNA reductase, with product MLICLTANHRNASFDLLEKLSVGTSDVAKSLVSESDFVQGAVVLATCNRFEAYLDIDEPLTAGVSLAVEQAAESFSAASGTDVGELRDSLTVLCGDGVADHLFAVSSGLESVVVGEDEIAGQVKRALTTARVEGTASSDLERLFQRASHTSRGVKTKTGLGGAGRSLARLALDLAESRVTDWARTRVLLVGTGQYARVTLANLRERGVTDIRVFSPSGRAVAFATKQGLEAVPAAGYRDAIASADVVITCSTAETVVLSAADLSAAIDLPGAFERRLIIDLGLPRNVDPAVAGIRGTELLDLETISLHAPLDELNAESDARALVGEAAAEYRAGKAEAEVTPAVVALRAHLFDLLDGEIDRTRSHGDASETERTERALRHLVGVILHSPSVRARELAREGRADEVFAAVETLFGLGGAAATAADAARAEAAARSDAELAADAVALHEYRRSEG